The following are encoded in a window of Amaranthus tricolor cultivar Red isolate AtriRed21 chromosome 2, ASM2621246v1, whole genome shotgun sequence genomic DNA:
- the LOC130805603 gene encoding uncharacterized protein LOC130805603 — MSNVVHIDEKLFYITRTQQTFYLTLDEIEPYRGIQSKIFVPKIMFMCAVARSIFSSEGEMIFDGKIGIFPFIHEEAAQRSSKNRKRGELETKPIQSVTKVHTRDMIVHNILPAIRSKWPPHLSKTIFIQQDNAKPHILDDDEVFREVATLDGFSFHLVQQPPTSPDMNVLDLGFFRSIQSLQHKKSTYNYAQLVNAVSAAFDNLQPNTLKYVWITLQACKVEVIKKLGGIDYDIPHMRKSKLAREGRLPHCLGVQKEIIYEAIR; from the coding sequence ATGTCAAATGTAGTGCACATAGATGAAAAGTTGTTTTACATTACAAGGACACAACAAACATTTTATCTGACTCTAGATGAAATAGAGCCATATAGAGGAATCCAATCTAAAATATTTGTGCCCaagatcatgtttatgtgtgccGTTGCAAGATCAATCTTTTCTAGTGAAGGTGAGAtgatttttgatggaaagataggcaTATTTCCTTTTATACATGAAGAGGCAGCACAAAGGAGCTCAAAAAACAGGAAGAGAGGAGAGCTAGAGACCAAGCCAATACAATCAGTCACTAAAGTACACACAAGAGACATGATTGTGCACAACATACTACCAGCAATTAGAAGTAAATGGCCACCACATTTAAGCAAAACCATTTTCATTCAACAGGACAATGCTAAGCCACACATtttagatgatgatgaagtGTTTAGAGAGGTGGCAACACTTGATGGATTTAGCTTCCACTTAGTTCAACAACCTCCTACCTCACCAGATATGAATGTGCTTGACTTAGGGTTCTTTAGGTCAATACAATCGTTACaacataaaaaatcaacataCAACTATGCACAGTTAGTAAACGCAGTGAGTGCAGCATTTGACAATCTACAACCAAATACATTGAAGTATGTATGGATCACACTACAAGCATGTAAAGTTGAGGTTATTAAGAAACTAGGTGGTATAGATTATGACATTCCACATATGAGAAAATCAAAACTTGCAAGGGAAGGGAGACTCCCACATTGTTTGGGGGTACAAAAGGAAATCATTTATGAGGCAATACGTTAG
- the LOC130805602 gene encoding agamous-like MADS-box protein AGL62: MVCMEKESSRSVTFTKRRFSLFKKASELTTHDGAELAIIVFSPGRKAFSFGYPSVCSVLDHYQNDTSFFNYLIDYQIGQASERIQDEEGGNIKELLHNLIILETQYETEKKRSEKINNRKQTHEEMRKWMAMVENTKILGELHKIQEALTHLNTILHQLYHVIELNANNGDVAGYRYPPNLLENQKSFPYNNFGDQLQIKL; this comes from the coding sequence ATGGTTTGTATGGAAAAGGAGAGTAGTCGTTCAGTTACCTTCACAAAACGTCGTTTCAGCCTCTTTAAGAAAGCCAGTGAACTTACTACCCATGATGGTGCAGAGTTAGCGATCATTGTTTTTTCACCAGGACGGAAAGCCTTTTCTTTCGGCTATCCTTCTGTTTGTTCTGTCCTCGACCATTATCAAAATGATACCAGTTTCTTCAACTATCTCATTGACTACCAAATTGGCCAAGCCTCTGAGCGGATTCAGGATGAGGAAGGAGGTAACATCAAAGAGTTGCTCCACAACCTTATCATCCTCGAAACTCAATATGAAACTGAGAAGAAGCGCTCTGAGAAAATCAACAATAGAAAACAGACACACGAAGAAATGCGCAAATGGATGGCTATGGTGGAGAACACTAAGATTTTGGGAGAGCTTCATAAAATTCAAGAAGCACTCACCCATCTTAACACCATTCTGCATCAACTCTACCATGTGATAGAGTTGAATGCTAACAATGGAGATGTTGCTGGCTACCGTTACCCACCCAATTTACTGGAGAATCAAAAATCTTTTCCCTATAATAATTTTGGGGATCAGCTTCAAATTAAACTATAG